The following proteins are encoded in a genomic region of Shinella zoogloeoides:
- a CDS encoding divergent polysaccharide deacetylase family protein yields MGTDIHAPLGQDRKARPGPAGPSRFSAGALVSALVVAGLLGFSGWTALAPSGLATTPFTPPSEDAHAAADKADQKTAEAKGGVRRANGLSGARVEETTTDDGNVVRTYSPGTRDGKGPLLIEANRIGQDPRTAAFPNDDLLEETSDGKIPVIGLDGTRPMDQYARPWSGARGTRIAIVVGGLGLSQTGTQRAIRELPAEVTLAFAASGNSLSRWMQEARRGGHEILLQMPLEPFDYPQNDPGPYTLRTDFSETQNLAELHRAMAKITNYTGLVNFMGGRFLADADALEPVIRDVASRGLLFLDDGSSAQSLSGTIAGAVEAPHAFADLQLDADLSREAVLKKLDELERIARRNGTAIGIASAFDESVDAIGKWCEEAETRGIEIVGVASLAAVPARK; encoded by the coding sequence TTGGGCACAGATATTCACGCACCTCTCGGCCAGGACCGCAAGGCAAGGCCCGGACCGGCGGGACCTTCCCGGTTCTCCGCCGGCGCCCTCGTGTCCGCGCTCGTCGTCGCCGGCCTTCTCGGCTTTTCCGGCTGGACGGCGCTGGCGCCGAGCGGCCTTGCCACCACGCCTTTCACGCCTCCTTCCGAAGACGCCCATGCGGCGGCCGACAAGGCCGACCAGAAAACCGCCGAGGCGAAGGGCGGCGTGCGGCGCGCAAACGGCCTTTCCGGCGCCCGCGTCGAGGAAACGACGACCGACGACGGCAATGTCGTGCGCACCTATTCTCCCGGCACGCGCGACGGCAAAGGACCGCTCCTCATCGAGGCGAACCGCATCGGCCAGGATCCGCGCACCGCGGCCTTCCCCAACGACGACCTCTTGGAAGAGACCTCGGACGGCAAGATCCCCGTCATCGGCCTCGACGGCACGCGGCCGATGGACCAGTATGCCCGGCCCTGGTCCGGCGCGCGCGGCACGCGCATCGCCATCGTGGTCGGCGGCCTCGGCCTCAGCCAGACGGGTACGCAGCGCGCCATCCGCGAGCTGCCGGCGGAAGTGACGCTCGCCTTCGCCGCCAGCGGCAACAGCCTGTCGCGCTGGATGCAGGAAGCCCGCCGCGGCGGCCATGAAATCCTCCTGCAGATGCCGCTGGAACCCTTCGACTATCCGCAGAACGATCCCGGCCCCTATACGCTGCGCACGGATTTCAGCGAGACGCAGAACCTTGCCGAACTGCACCGCGCCATGGCGAAGATCACCAACTATACCGGCCTCGTGAACTTCATGGGCGGGCGCTTCCTCGCCGATGCCGATGCTCTGGAGCCGGTGATCCGCGATGTGGCCAGCCGCGGCCTGCTCTTCCTCGACGACGGCAGCTCCGCCCAGTCGCTTTCCGGCACGATCGCCGGGGCGGTGGAGGCCCCGCATGCCTTCGCCGACCTGCAGCTCGACGCCGATCTTTCCCGCGAGGCGGTGCTGAAGAAGCTCGACGAGCTGGAGCGCATCGCCCGCCGCAACGGCACGGCGATCGGCATCGCCTCGGCCTTCGACGAAAGTGTGGACGCCATCGGCAAATGGTGCGAGGAAGCGGAGACCCGCGGCATCGAGATCGTCGGCGTCGCGTCGCTCGCAGCCGTTCCCGCCAGAAAATAG
- a CDS encoding RNA pyrophosphohydrolase codes for MGKDKDKVVRAEDLPYRPCVGIMVLNAENRVWAGRRLAVGNSEYDGSPQLWQMPQGGIDKGEDPLEAAYRELYEETGMKSVSLLADAGRWINYDLPTHLIGIGLKGKYRGQTQRWFAFRFEGGESEIAINPPPGGHEAEFDAWEWKAMRDLPELIVPFKRKVYEEVVSTFAHLAP; via the coding sequence ATGGGCAAGGATAAGGACAAGGTGGTTCGGGCCGAGGACCTGCCGTATCGCCCCTGCGTCGGCATCATGGTGCTGAACGCCGAAAACAGGGTCTGGGCCGGCCGGCGCCTGGCCGTCGGCAATTCCGAATATGACGGCTCGCCGCAGCTCTGGCAGATGCCGCAGGGCGGCATCGACAAGGGCGAGGACCCGCTGGAGGCCGCCTACCGCGAACTCTACGAGGAAACCGGCATGAAGAGCGTGTCACTCCTCGCTGACGCCGGGCGCTGGATCAACTACGACCTGCCCACCCACCTGATCGGCATCGGCCTCAAGGGCAAGTATCGCGGCCAGACGCAGCGCTGGTTCGCCTTCCGCTTCGAAGGCGGCGAAAGCGAGATCGCCATCAACCCGCCGCCCGGCGGCCACGAGGCCGAATTCGACGCCTGGGAATGGAAGGCGATGCGCGACCTGCCGGAGCTGATCGTGCCCTTCAAGCGCAAGGTCTACGAGGAGGTCGTCTCGACCTTCGCGCATCTGGCGCCCTGA
- the bfr gene encoding bacterioferritin produces the protein MKGDKKVIEQLNEALYLELGAVNQYWLHYRLLEDWGYTLLAKKERAESIEEMQHADKLVARIIFLEGHPNLQTVAPLRIGQNVKEVLEADLAGEYDARAAYKKSRDICHAAGDYVTMKLFEELLIDEEGHIDFLETQLELLGKLGEEKYGQLNAAPANEAE, from the coding sequence TTGAAAGGCGACAAAAAGGTCATCGAGCAGCTTAACGAAGCGCTCTATCTCGAGCTGGGTGCTGTCAACCAGTACTGGCTCCACTACCGCCTTCTCGAGGACTGGGGTTACACGCTTCTCGCCAAGAAGGAGCGTGCCGAGTCCATCGAAGAGATGCAGCACGCCGACAAGCTCGTCGCCCGCATCATCTTCCTCGAAGGCCACCCGAACCTGCAGACCGTCGCACCGCTGCGTATCGGCCAGAACGTCAAGGAAGTCCTGGAAGCCGACCTTGCCGGCGAATACGACGCCCGCGCGGCCTACAAGAAGTCGCGCGACATCTGTCACGCGGCCGGCGACTATGTCACCATGAAGCTGTTCGAAGAATTGCTGATCGACGAGGAAGGCCATATCGACTTCCTCGAAACCCAGCTCGAACTGCTCGGCAAGCTCGGCGAGGAAAAATACGGCCAGCTCAACGCAGCGCCGGCCAACGAAGCCGAATAG
- a CDS encoding (2Fe-2S)-binding protein, producing the protein MLVCSCNFITEKEIVDVINGLLDEDCWQLIVPAKVYHAMQKRGRCCGCFPNVVDIIIRTTEAYHARRDSTDAEIFDFMTRLKQFHEENRRADLERRQKGHRAA; encoded by the coding sequence ATGCTGGTTTGCAGCTGCAACTTCATCACCGAAAAAGAAATCGTCGACGTGATCAACGGCCTTCTCGACGAGGACTGTTGGCAGCTCATCGTGCCTGCAAAGGTCTATCACGCCATGCAGAAGCGCGGCCGTTGCTGCGGCTGCTTCCCCAACGTGGTCGATATCATCATTCGGACGACCGAAGCGTATCACGCCCGTCGTGACTCGACGGATGCCGAGATATTTGATTTCATGACCCGCCTCAAACAATTCCATGAAGAGAACAGGAGAGCGGATCTTGAAAGGCGACAAAAAGGTCATCGAGCAGCTTAA
- a CDS encoding metallopeptidase family protein, with protein sequence MARIDQTEDWQTRHAPTISTFESLALEAYGHLPEEFRALTGNLIIEIAEFPSDDVFEDMALETPFDLLGLFEGRGISERFTVETGEMPNRITLYRRPILDYWAENEETLGDIITHVLIHEIGHHFGLSDDDMERIEASAEIAAG encoded by the coding sequence ATGGCCCGCATTGACCAGACCGAGGATTGGCAGACCCGCCACGCCCCGACCATCAGCACCTTCGAATCCCTGGCGCTGGAGGCTTACGGCCACCTGCCGGAGGAGTTCCGCGCGCTGACGGGCAACCTCATCATCGAGATCGCCGAATTCCCGAGCGACGACGTCTTCGAGGACATGGCGCTGGAAACGCCCTTCGACCTGCTCGGCCTCTTCGAGGGCCGCGGCATCAGCGAGCGCTTCACGGTCGAGACCGGCGAGATGCCGAACCGCATCACCCTCTACCGCCGCCCGATCCTCGACTACTGGGCGGAGAACGAGGAAACGCTCGGCGACATCATCACCCATGTCCTCATCCACGAGATCGGCCACCATTTCGGCCTGTCGGACGACGACATGGAGCGCATCGAGGCGAGCGCGGAGATCGCGGCGGGGTAG
- a CDS encoding DUF1737 domain-containing protein produces MKVYRFLTGPDDASFCHKVTLALNKGWELHGSPSYAYNAEAKIMQCGQAVVKDVPGKEYTPDIKLSEQ; encoded by the coding sequence ATGAAAGTCTACCGCTTCCTGACCGGCCCCGACGACGCCTCCTTCTGCCACAAGGTCACGCTGGCGCTGAACAAGGGCTGGGAGCTGCACGGCTCGCCGAGCTACGCCTACAATGCGGAGGCGAAGATCATGCAATGCGGCCAGGCCGTGGTGAAGGACGTGCCCGGCAAGGAGTATACGCCGGATATCAAGCTTTCGGAGCAGTAA
- a CDS encoding HpcH/HpaI aldolase/citrate lyase family protein — translation MNRTPHHHPLRLRRSVLSVPAVNPRALAKSASLDCDAIIFDLEDSVLPEKKAEARAALVAHFSTLDRSGGREHVIRINPLDGPDGVLDLEAVLDCMPDAVLLPKVSEPQDVLTVADWLSEAGVDDGPRLWAMIETAAALLNLAAIAETGRTHGGRLDCFVVGLNDLRRETGIADIPGRPFLVPLLLQAVVAARACGLDVIDSVFNDFADEDGFAAECRQGRQMGFDGKMLIHPTQIAGANAAYGVTEAEAAEALAIVAAFGAPDNAGKAVVNIAGRMVEKLHAEQAERLLAKADLINERKKNA, via the coding sequence ATGAACAGGACACCGCACCATCATCCGCTTCGCCTGCGCCGCTCGGTGCTCAGCGTTCCCGCCGTCAATCCGCGGGCGCTCGCCAAGTCCGCCTCGCTCGATTGCGATGCGATCATCTTCGACCTCGAGGATTCCGTGCTGCCGGAGAAGAAGGCCGAGGCGCGCGCGGCGCTGGTCGCGCATTTTTCGACGCTCGACCGATCGGGCGGCCGGGAGCATGTCATCCGCATCAATCCGCTCGACGGCCCGGACGGCGTGCTGGACCTCGAAGCGGTGCTCGACTGCATGCCCGATGCGGTGCTGCTGCCCAAGGTCAGCGAGCCGCAGGACGTGCTCACCGTCGCCGACTGGCTTTCCGAGGCGGGCGTCGACGACGGCCCGCGCCTCTGGGCGATGATCGAGACGGCGGCCGCGCTCCTCAACCTTGCGGCCATCGCCGAGACGGGGCGCACCCATGGCGGACGGCTCGACTGCTTTGTCGTCGGGCTCAACGACCTGCGCAGGGAAACCGGCATCGCCGACATTCCCGGCCGCCCCTTTCTCGTGCCGCTGCTGCTGCAGGCGGTCGTCGCGGCGCGCGCCTGCGGGCTTGATGTCATCGACAGCGTCTTCAACGATTTTGCCGACGAGGACGGGTTCGCGGCGGAATGCCGGCAGGGACGCCAGATGGGTTTTGATGGCAAGATGCTCATTCATCCGACGCAGATCGCCGGGGCCAATGCGGCCTATGGCGTGACGGAGGCGGAGGCTGCCGAGGCTCTTGCCATCGTCGCCGCCTTCGGTGCGCCCGACAATGCGGGCAAAGCCGTCGTCAATATCGCCGGCCGCATGGTGGAAAAGCTCCATGCCGAGCAGGCCGAGCGCCTTCTCGCCAAGGCCGACCTCATCAACGAGAGAAAGAAGAACGCATGA
- the leuD gene encoding 3-isopropylmalate dehydratase small subunit translates to MDKFVKLTGVAAPLPVVNIDTDMIIPKDYLKTIKRTGLGKGLFAEARYNEDGSVNESFVLNKPAYQNATILVAGDNFGCGSSREHAPWALLDFGIRCVISTSFADIFYNNCFKNGILPIVVSQEDLDKLMDDASRGSNAILTVDLEAQEITGPDGGRIGFEIDAFRRHCLLNGLDDIGLTLEKAPAIDSFEKQTAASRPWA, encoded by the coding sequence ATGGACAAGTTCGTCAAGCTGACCGGCGTCGCCGCGCCGCTCCCCGTCGTCAATATCGACACGGACATGATCATTCCGAAGGACTACCTGAAGACGATCAAGCGCACCGGCCTCGGCAAGGGCCTCTTCGCCGAAGCGCGCTACAACGAGGACGGCAGCGTCAACGAAAGCTTCGTGCTGAACAAGCCCGCCTACCAGAACGCCACGATCCTGGTCGCCGGCGACAATTTCGGCTGCGGCTCCTCGCGTGAGCATGCCCCCTGGGCGCTGCTCGACTTCGGCATCCGCTGCGTGATCTCCACGAGCTTCGCCGACATCTTCTACAACAACTGTTTCAAGAACGGCATCCTGCCGATCGTCGTCAGCCAAGAAGACCTGGACAAGCTGATGGACGATGCCAGCCGCGGCTCCAACGCCATCCTGACGGTCGACCTGGAGGCCCAGGAAATCACCGGCCCCGACGGCGGCCGCATCGGCTTCGAGATCGACGCCTTCCGCCGCCATTGCCTCCTGAACGGCCTCGACGACATCGGCCTGACGCTGGAGAAGGCGCCCGCCATCGACAGCTTCGAGAAGCAGACCGCAGCTTCGCGCCCCTGGGCGTGA
- a CDS encoding RidA family protein yields MRRLISSGSPFETTAGYSRAVVEGNWCFVSGTTGYDYATMTMPESVEDQTRNCLSTIGRVLEDAGFSFADVVRCHYYVTEAAFADRVFPILGETFGAIRPAATMIVCDLIRPEMRIEIEVTALRRG; encoded by the coding sequence GTGCGCCGGCTGATCTCGTCCGGCTCCCCCTTCGAAACGACGGCGGGCTATTCGCGCGCCGTCGTGGAGGGCAACTGGTGCTTCGTTTCCGGCACGACCGGCTACGACTATGCGACCATGACCATGCCCGAAAGCGTCGAGGACCAGACGCGCAACTGCCTTTCCACCATCGGCAGGGTCCTCGAAGACGCCGGCTTCTCCTTCGCCGATGTGGTACGCTGCCACTACTACGTGACCGAAGCGGCCTTCGCAGACCGCGTCTTCCCGATCCTCGGCGAGACGTTCGGCGCCATTCGCCCCGCCGCCACCATGATCGTCTGCGATCTGATCCGCCCGGAAATGCGGATCGAGATCGAGGTCACGGCGCTCCGCCGAGGCTGA
- the leuB gene encoding 3-isopropylmalate dehydrogenase has protein sequence MTARTLLLLPGDGIGPEAMAEVRKIIAYMNAERGAGFETDEGLVGGSAYDAHGAAISEGDMEKALAADAVLFGAVGGPKWDAVPYEVRPEAGLLRLRKDLKLFANLRPAICYPALANASSLKPELVEGLDILIVRELTGGVYFGEPKEIIDLGNGQKRGIDTQVYDTYEIERIAGVAFELARTRGNRVCSMEKRNVMKSGVLWNQVVTETHKRSYSDVQLEHMLADAGGMQLVRAPKQFDVIVTDNLFGDMLSDVAAMLTGSLGMLPSASLGAPDAKTGKRKALYEPVHGSAPDIAGKGIANPIAMIASFAMCLRYSFNMVADADNLEKAIAEVLDSGIRTGDIMAEGCRKVGTAEMGDAILAAFRKLSA, from the coding sequence ATGACAGCGCGTACCCTCCTCCTTCTGCCCGGCGACGGCATCGGCCCGGAAGCCATGGCGGAAGTCCGCAAGATCATCGCCTATATGAACGCCGAGCGTGGCGCGGGTTTTGAGACCGACGAAGGCCTCGTCGGCGGCTCGGCCTATGACGCCCATGGCGCGGCGATCTCGGAAGGCGACATGGAGAAGGCGCTTGCGGCCGACGCCGTGCTCTTCGGCGCCGTCGGCGGCCCGAAGTGGGATGCCGTTCCCTACGAGGTGCGTCCCGAAGCCGGCCTGCTGCGCCTGCGCAAGGATTTGAAGCTCTTCGCGAACCTGCGCCCGGCCATCTGCTATCCGGCGCTCGCCAATGCCTCCTCGCTGAAGCCGGAACTCGTCGAGGGCCTCGACATTCTCATCGTGCGCGAGCTGACGGGCGGCGTCTATTTCGGCGAGCCGAAGGAAATCATCGACCTCGGCAACGGCCAGAAGCGCGGTATCGACACGCAGGTCTACGACACCTACGAGATCGAGCGCATCGCCGGCGTCGCCTTCGAGTTGGCCCGCACGCGCGGCAACCGCGTCTGCTCGATGGAAAAGCGTAACGTCATGAAGTCCGGCGTGCTCTGGAACCAGGTCGTGACGGAAACGCACAAGCGCAGCTATTCCGACGTGCAGCTCGAGCACATGCTCGCCGATGCCGGCGGCATGCAGCTGGTACGCGCGCCGAAGCAGTTCGACGTCATCGTGACGGACAACCTCTTCGGCGACATGCTCTCCGACGTCGCGGCCATGCTGACCGGCTCGCTCGGCATGCTGCCCTCCGCCTCGCTCGGCGCGCCGGACGCCAAGACCGGCAAGCGCAAGGCCCTCTATGAGCCCGTGCACGGCTCGGCGCCCGATATCGCCGGCAAGGGCATCGCCAACCCGATCGCCATGATCGCCTCCTTCGCCATGTGCCTGCGCTACTCGTTCAACATGGTCGCGGACGCCGACAACCTGGAAAAGGCCATTGCCGAAGTCCTCGACAGCGGCATCCGCACCGGCGACATCATGGCCGAAGGCTGCCGCAAGGTCGGCACCGCCGAGATGGGCGACGCCATCCTCGCCGCCTTCAGGAAGCTCTCGGCCTGA
- a CDS encoding phosphatase PAP2 family protein, translating to MNRSLATSSLWILAATAVLVAALVPFDPLLSERARGLPGGVVAFNERITDFGTFRWMIYGSGFLVILAYVVGRASADETTTGRARTGGRLSLYFFLTIGATSALVHLVKLIVGRARPELFAEYGAYSLTPFAYDDLYSSFPSGHSAAVGAFFGAFSMLVPRLRPLFLLGALAIGVSRVVVGAHYPSDVAAGLLLGLWTAIATAYLFARANWLFRFDARGWPLPKSATPPKGQ from the coding sequence ATGAATCGATCGCTTGCGACCTCCTCGCTCTGGATCCTCGCCGCCACCGCCGTCCTCGTCGCGGCCCTCGTTCCTTTCGATCCGCTGCTGTCGGAACGCGCCCGGGGACTGCCGGGCGGCGTGGTCGCCTTCAACGAGCGCATCACCGATTTCGGCACCTTCCGCTGGATGATCTACGGCTCCGGTTTCCTCGTCATCCTTGCCTATGTCGTCGGCCGGGCAAGCGCCGACGAGACTACAACAGGGCGGGCGAGGACCGGCGGGCGGCTGTCGCTCTACTTCTTCCTGACGATCGGCGCGACGAGCGCGCTCGTCCATCTCGTCAAGCTGATCGTGGGGCGGGCGCGGCCGGAGCTTTTCGCCGAATACGGCGCCTACAGCCTCACGCCCTTTGCCTATGACGATCTCTATTCCAGCTTTCCCTCCGGCCACTCGGCGGCCGTCGGCGCGTTCTTCGGCGCCTTCTCCATGCTGGTGCCGCGGCTGCGTCCGCTCTTCCTCCTCGGCGCGCTGGCGATCGGCGTCTCGCGCGTTGTCGTCGGCGCGCATTATCCGAGCGACGTGGCCGCCGGCCTGCTGCTCGGCCTCTGGACGGCCATCGCCACGGCCTATCTCTTCGCCCGCGCAAACTGGCTCTTCCGCTTCGACGCGCGCGGCTGGCCCCTGCCGAAATCCGCGACGCCGCCGAAAGGCCAATGA
- a CDS encoding MFS transporter, producing MANVSTVGNAKASSMTGEQKKVIFASSLGTVFEWYDFYLYGSLAIYIGATFFSQYPETTRNIFALLAFAAGFLVRPFGALVFGRLGDLVGRKYTFLVTILIMGFSTFVVGLLPGAASIGIAAPIILIALRMLQGLALGGEYGGAATYVAEHAPDGRRGYFTSWIQTTATLGLFLSLIVILAVQFIVGKEAFAAWGWRIPFLVSVVLLGVSVWIRMKMNESPAFAKMKEEGKGSKAPLTEAFGQWRNAKIALLALFGAVVGQAVVWYSGQFYALFFLTGVLKVDGQSANIMVAVALLIGSGFFVFFGWLSDKIGRKPIIMAGLLLAMLTYFPLFKAMTWAGNPALAEAQATIRATVTAAPGDCKFQFNPTGTAKFTTSCDIATSFLTQNSVPYDVVTTAPAGTAATVKIGEETITSYDAVASGDDAKAHEAAFRKGINIALHDAGYPLVRGAAKVPDSKLDAFIAANPELGLDAAAVRGGEKATMSSADLVAGKLLTAEEAAGAADMPVYTIDKGGAFTMVADPAQVNWVMTIAVLTVLVIYVTMVYGPIAALLVELFPTRIRYTGMSLPYHIGNGWFGGLLPAMAFAMSAAKGDIYYGLWYPIIFAGITLVIGLLFLPETKDRDIHAMD from the coding sequence ATGGCCAATGTTTCGACCGTGGGCAACGCCAAGGCGTCGTCCATGACGGGCGAGCAGAAGAAGGTGATCTTCGCCTCTTCGCTCGGCACCGTCTTCGAGTGGTACGATTTCTATCTTTACGGTTCGCTGGCGATCTATATCGGCGCAACCTTCTTCAGCCAGTATCCGGAGACGACGCGCAACATCTTCGCGCTGCTCGCCTTTGCCGCCGGCTTCCTCGTGCGCCCGTTCGGCGCGCTGGTCTTCGGTCGCCTCGGCGATCTCGTCGGCCGCAAATATACCTTCCTCGTGACCATCCTGATCATGGGCTTCTCGACCTTCGTCGTGGGCCTCTTGCCCGGCGCCGCCTCGATCGGCATCGCCGCGCCGATCATCCTGATCGCGCTGCGCATGCTGCAGGGCCTGGCGCTCGGCGGCGAATATGGCGGTGCCGCGACCTACGTCGCCGAGCATGCGCCGGACGGCCGGCGCGGCTACTTCACCTCCTGGATCCAGACCACGGCGACGCTCGGCCTGTTCCTGTCGCTGATCGTCATCCTGGCGGTGCAGTTCATCGTCGGCAAGGAGGCTTTCGCGGCCTGGGGCTGGCGCATTCCGTTCCTCGTCTCGGTCGTCCTGCTCGGCGTTTCCGTCTGGATCCGCATGAAGATGAACGAATCGCCCGCCTTCGCGAAAATGAAGGAAGAGGGCAAGGGCTCCAAGGCGCCGCTGACGGAAGCCTTCGGCCAGTGGCGCAATGCCAAGATCGCGCTGCTGGCGCTGTTCGGCGCCGTCGTCGGCCAGGCCGTCGTCTGGTATTCCGGCCAGTTCTACGCCCTGTTCTTCCTGACGGGCGTGCTCAAGGTCGACGGCCAGTCCGCCAACATCATGGTGGCGGTCGCGCTGCTCATCGGCTCCGGCTTCTTCGTCTTCTTCGGCTGGCTGTCGGACAAGATCGGCCGCAAGCCGATCATCATGGCCGGCCTGCTGCTTGCCATGCTGACCTACTTCCCGCTGTTCAAGGCCATGACCTGGGCCGGCAATCCGGCACTGGCGGAAGCCCAGGCGACGATCCGCGCCACGGTCACCGCCGCCCCGGGCGACTGCAAGTTCCAGTTCAACCCGACCGGCACGGCGAAGTTCACCACCTCGTGCGATATCGCGACCTCGTTCCTGACGCAGAACTCCGTTCCCTATGACGTCGTCACCACGGCGCCGGCCGGAACGGCCGCCACGGTCAAGATCGGCGAAGAGACGATCACCAGCTACGACGCCGTCGCTTCGGGCGACGACGCCAAGGCGCACGAGGCGGCCTTCCGCAAGGGCATCAACATCGCGCTTCACGATGCGGGCTATCCGCTGGTTCGCGGCGCGGCGAAGGTTCCGGACTCCAAGCTGGACGCCTTCATCGCGGCTAACCCGGAACTCGGCCTCGATGCGGCTGCCGTTCGCGGCGGCGAGAAGGCCACCATGTCTTCGGCCGATCTCGTTGCCGGCAAGCTGCTGACGGCGGAAGAAGCCGCCGGGGCCGCCGACATGCCGGTCTATACGATCGACAAGGGCGGCGCCTTCACCATGGTCGCCGATCCGGCGCAGGTGAACTGGGTCATGACCATCGCCGTGCTGACCGTCCTCGTGATCTACGTCACGATGGTCTACGGCCCGATCGCCGCCCTGCTGGTCGAGCTCTTCCCGACCCGCATCCGCTACACCGGCATGTCGCTGCCCTACCATATCGGCAACGGCTGGTTCGGCGGTCTGCTTCCGGCGATGGCCTTCGCGATGAGCGCGGCCAAGGGCGACATCTACTACGGCCTCTGGTACCCGATCATCTTCGCGGGCATCACGCTGGTCATCGGCCTTCTCTTCCTGCCGGAAACGAAGGACCGCGACATCCACGCCATGGATTGA
- a CDS encoding aspartate-semialdehyde dehydrogenase, which produces MGFKIAVAGATGNVGREMLNILSERGFPADEVVALASARSQGTEVSFGDRTLKVQNLENYDFSDTDICLMSAGGTVSQKYSPKIGAQGCVVIDNSSAWRYDADVPLIVPEVNPDAIAAFTRKNIIANPNCSTAQLVVALKPLHDRATIKRVVVSTYQSVSGAGKDGMDELFNQTRAVFVADPIESKKFTKRIAFNVIPHIDSFMEDGYTKEEWKVLAETKKMLDPKIKVTCTAVRVPVFIGHSESVNIEFEKEITADEARDILREAPGCQVIDKHENGGYITPYESAGEDATYISRIREDATVENGLNLWVVSDNLRKGAALNAIQIAELLVARGLIKAKKQAA; this is translated from the coding sequence ATGGGTTTCAAGATCGCAGTCGCCGGCGCGACCGGCAATGTCGGCCGCGAGATGCTGAACATCCTTTCCGAGCGCGGCTTCCCGGCCGATGAGGTGGTGGCGCTCGCTTCCGCCCGCTCGCAGGGCACCGAAGTCTCCTTCGGCGACAGGACGCTGAAGGTGCAGAACCTCGAAAATTACGATTTCTCCGACACTGACATCTGCCTGATGTCAGCCGGCGGTACCGTCTCGCAGAAGTATTCGCCGAAGATCGGCGCGCAGGGCTGCGTCGTCATCGACAATTCCTCGGCCTGGCGCTACGACGCCGACGTGCCGCTGATCGTTCCGGAAGTGAACCCGGACGCCATCGCGGCGTTCACCCGCAAGAACATCATCGCCAACCCGAATTGCTCGACCGCCCAGCTCGTCGTCGCGCTGAAGCCGCTGCATGACCGCGCTACCATCAAGCGCGTCGTCGTCTCGACCTACCAGTCCGTCTCCGGCGCCGGAAAGGACGGCATGGACGAGCTCTTCAACCAGACGCGCGCCGTCTTCGTCGCCGACCCGATCGAATCGAAGAAGTTCACCAAGCGCATCGCCTTCAACGTCATCCCGCATATCGATAGCTTCATGGAAGATGGCTACACGAAGGAAGAGTGGAAGGTTCTCGCCGAGACCAAGAAGATGCTCGACCCGAAGATCAAGGTGACCTGCACGGCCGTGCGCGTCCCGGTCTTCATCGGCCATTCCGAATCGGTCAATATCGAGTTCGAGAAGGAAATCACGGCGGACGAGGCCCGCGATATCCTGCGCGAGGCGCCGGGTTGCCAGGTCATCGACAAGCACGAGAACGGCGGCTACATCACCCCTTACGAATCGGCCGGTGAAGACGCCACCTACATCTCGCGCATCCGCGAGGACGCGACGGTCGAGAACGGCCTCAACCTGTGGGTCGTCTCCGACAACCTGCGCAAGGGTGCCGCCCTCAACGCCATTCAGATCGCCGAACTGCTCGTGGCCCGCGGCCTGATCAAGGCGAAGAAGCAGGCCGCCTGA